A portion of the Chloroflexota bacterium genome contains these proteins:
- a CDS encoding EamA family transporter, translated as MWKSLALIFVSVLIGVFGQLSLKTGMTQVGRIDAAALAHPLPLLVRIFTTPIILAGIALYIIGTLIWLVVLSRLDLSFAYPLVATTYVFTPLLAHLLLKEPIPAMRWVGIALILIGVYIVARA; from the coding sequence ATGTGGAAATCGCTTGCGCTTATCTTCGTTTCCGTGCTGATCGGCGTGTTCGGCCAGTTGAGCCTGAAGACCGGCATGACCCAGGTGGGCCGCATTGACGCCGCGGCCCTGGCTCATCCGCTGCCGCTACTGGTGCGCATCTTCACGACGCCCATTATCCTGGCGGGCATCGCGCTCTACATCATCGGCACGCTCATCTGGCTTGTGGTTCTGTCGCGGCTGGACTTGAGTTTCGCCTATCCACTCGTGGCGACCACCTACGTGTTCACGCCGCTGCTGGCTCACCTCCTGCTCAAGGAGCCGATCCCCGCCATGCGCTGGGTGGGGATCGCGCTCATCCTCATCGGCGTCTACATCGTGGCCAGGGCATGA